The proteins below are encoded in one region of Festucalex cinctus isolate MCC-2025b chromosome 2, RoL_Fcin_1.0, whole genome shotgun sequence:
- the LOC144013409 gene encoding ETS translocation variant 5-like isoform X1, which translates to MDCFHDQQVPFVVPESTCPSDGKEPCLNDRKRKFMDAGLDQDTEELFQDLSQLQEIWIAEAQAPDDEQFVPDFQSSNSMFQVPPVSKVKREPSPTEDLSPCRTRHSDSARDGKAVEQRRLANNPTRQVSSCPTHHHHQQQHMLEGNQSHQFALPHPPVGCLAAVSEQRFQRQMSEPCLSFLPAKKTAKLAFPHSRPPLYQRHLSEPLVPVRGGGVCKQETVDPRYPEAMACGPSTAGFGHIAVKQEPRDFSLDAEVQTCRSSPFGKTSALYPPGGAGFAGDAKAQFYYDDACVVPDKLEGKMKPHGLPYQRRGSLQLWQFLLTLLDNPANAHLIVWTGHNMEFKLIDSEEVARLWGIQKNRPAMNYDKLSRSLRYYYEKGIMQKVAGERYVYKFVRDPEALFSLAFADKHRPGGPKSDPDALPLEDDGVTLPPYEEEEGPYLADGGERCIQGLGFPESCLY; encoded by the exons ATGGACTGCTTTCATGACCAACAGGTCCCCTTTGTGGTACCGGAGAGT ACATGTCCATCAGACGGAAAAGAGCCATGTCTCAATGACAGGAAGAGGAAGTTCATGGATGCTGGCTTGGATCAAGACACAGAGG AACTTTTCCAAGATCTCAGCCAGCTTCAGGAAATCTGGATAGCAGAAG CTCAGGCTCCTGATGATGAACAGTTTGTCCCAGATTTCCAGTCCAGTAACT CAATGTTTCAAGTGCCGCCAGTCAGCAAAGTGAAGCGAGAGCCCAGCCCAACCGAAGATCTGTCCCCTTGCAGGACACGTCACAGCGACAG TGCCCGTGACGGGAAAGCGGTTGAGCAGCGGCGGCTCGCTAACAATCCCACCAGGCAGGTGTCCAGCTGccccacccaccaccaccaccaacaacaacacatgCTGGAGGGCAATCAAAGCCATCAATTTGCGTTGCCACATCCTCCCGTTGGCTGCCTTGCTGCAGTTTCAGAGCAGAG GTTTCAGCGGCAGATGTCAGAACCATGTTTGTCCTTTCTACCGGCAAAGAAAACCGCCAAGTTGGCCTTCCCTCACTCACGCCCGCCGTTGTATCAGCGCCACCTGTCCGAGCCTCTGGTTCCGGTCCGTGGCGGAGGCGTTTGCAAACAGGAGACAGTGGATCCGCGTTACCCGGAGGCGATGGCGTGCGGCCCGAGCACGGCGGGCTTCGGCCACATCGCCGTCAAACAGGAGCCAAGGGACTTTAGCTTGGACGCAG AGGTTCAAACCTGCCGCTCATCACCCTTCGGCAAAACGTCAGCCTTGTACCCGCCTGGCGGCGCAG GTTTTGCCGGTGACGCCAAAGCTCAGTTCTACTACGACGACGCTTGTGTCGTGCCGGACAAACTGGAAG GTAAAATGAAGCCGCATGGTTTGCCTTACCAGCGTCGCGGCTCCCTGCAGCTGTGGCAGTTCCTGCTCACGCTGCTGGACAACCCGGCCAACGCGCATCTGATTGTGTGGACTGGACATAATATGGAATTCAAACTCATTGATTCGGAGGAG GTGGCTCGGCTCTGGGGCATCCAGAAGAACCGACCCGCCATGAACTACGACAAGCTGAGCCGCTCGCTCAGGTACTACTATGAGAAGGGCATCATgcagaag GTTGCCGGGGAGAGATACGTTTACAAGTTTGTGCGCGACCCAGAGGCCCTCTTCTCCTTGGCATTCGCAGACAAACACAGGCCCGGCGGTCCAAAGTCCGACCCTGACGCCCTCCCACTCGAGGACGATGGCGTGACTCTGCCCCcgtacgaggaggaggaggggccgTACCTGGCGGACGGAGGCGAGCGGTGCATTC
- the LOC144013409 gene encoding ETS translocation variant 5-like isoform X2, whose amino-acid sequence MDCFHDQQVPFVVPESTCPSDGKEPCLNDRKRKFMDAGLDQDTEELFQDLSQLQEIWIAEAQAPDDEQFVPDFQSSNSMFQVPPVSKVKREPSPTEDLSPCRTRHSDSARDGKAVEQRRLANNPTRQVSSCPTHHHHQQQHMLEGNQSHQFALPHPPVGCLAAVSEQRFQRQMSEPCLSFLPAKKTAKLAFPHSRPPLYQRHLSEPLVPVRGGGVCKQETVDPRYPEAMACGPSTAGFGHIAVKQEPRDFSLDAEVQTCRSSPFGKTSALYPPGGAGFAGDAKAQFYYDDACVVPDKLEGKMKPHGLPYQRRGSLQLWQFLLTLLDNPANAHLIVWTGHNMEFKLIDSEEVARLWGIQKNRPAMNYDKLSRSLRQTQARRSKVRP is encoded by the exons ATGGACTGCTTTCATGACCAACAGGTCCCCTTTGTGGTACCGGAGAGT ACATGTCCATCAGACGGAAAAGAGCCATGTCTCAATGACAGGAAGAGGAAGTTCATGGATGCTGGCTTGGATCAAGACACAGAGG AACTTTTCCAAGATCTCAGCCAGCTTCAGGAAATCTGGATAGCAGAAG CTCAGGCTCCTGATGATGAACAGTTTGTCCCAGATTTCCAGTCCAGTAACT CAATGTTTCAAGTGCCGCCAGTCAGCAAAGTGAAGCGAGAGCCCAGCCCAACCGAAGATCTGTCCCCTTGCAGGACACGTCACAGCGACAG TGCCCGTGACGGGAAAGCGGTTGAGCAGCGGCGGCTCGCTAACAATCCCACCAGGCAGGTGTCCAGCTGccccacccaccaccaccaccaacaacaacacatgCTGGAGGGCAATCAAAGCCATCAATTTGCGTTGCCACATCCTCCCGTTGGCTGCCTTGCTGCAGTTTCAGAGCAGAG GTTTCAGCGGCAGATGTCAGAACCATGTTTGTCCTTTCTACCGGCAAAGAAAACCGCCAAGTTGGCCTTCCCTCACTCACGCCCGCCGTTGTATCAGCGCCACCTGTCCGAGCCTCTGGTTCCGGTCCGTGGCGGAGGCGTTTGCAAACAGGAGACAGTGGATCCGCGTTACCCGGAGGCGATGGCGTGCGGCCCGAGCACGGCGGGCTTCGGCCACATCGCCGTCAAACAGGAGCCAAGGGACTTTAGCTTGGACGCAG AGGTTCAAACCTGCCGCTCATCACCCTTCGGCAAAACGTCAGCCTTGTACCCGCCTGGCGGCGCAG GTTTTGCCGGTGACGCCAAAGCTCAGTTCTACTACGACGACGCTTGTGTCGTGCCGGACAAACTGGAAG GTAAAATGAAGCCGCATGGTTTGCCTTACCAGCGTCGCGGCTCCCTGCAGCTGTGGCAGTTCCTGCTCACGCTGCTGGACAACCCGGCCAACGCGCATCTGATTGTGTGGACTGGACATAATATGGAATTCAAACTCATTGATTCGGAGGAG GTGGCTCGGCTCTGGGGCATCCAGAAGAACCGACCCGCCATGAACTACGACAAGCTGAGCCGCTCGCTCAG ACAAACACAGGCCCGGCGGTCCAAAGTCCGACCCTGA
- the LOC144013409 gene encoding ETS translocation variant 5-like isoform X3, translating into MFQVPPVSKVKREPSPTEDLSPCRTRHSDSARDGKAVEQRRLANNPTRQVSSCPTHHHHQQQHMLEGNQSHQFALPHPPVGCLAAVSEQRFQRQMSEPCLSFLPAKKTAKLAFPHSRPPLYQRHLSEPLVPVRGGGVCKQETVDPRYPEAMACGPSTAGFGHIAVKQEPRDFSLDAEVQTCRSSPFGKTSALYPPGGAGFAGDAKAQFYYDDACVVPDKLEGKMKPHGLPYQRRGSLQLWQFLLTLLDNPANAHLIVWTGHNMEFKLIDSEEVARLWGIQKNRPAMNYDKLSRSLRYYYEKGIMQKVAGERYVYKFVRDPEALFSLAFADKHRPGGPKSDPDALPLEDDGVTLPPYEEEEGPYLADGGERCIQGLGFPESCLY; encoded by the exons ATGTTTCAAGTGCCGCCAGTCAGCAAAGTGAAGCGAGAGCCCAGCCCAACCGAAGATCTGTCCCCTTGCAGGACACGTCACAGCGACAG TGCCCGTGACGGGAAAGCGGTTGAGCAGCGGCGGCTCGCTAACAATCCCACCAGGCAGGTGTCCAGCTGccccacccaccaccaccaccaacaacaacacatgCTGGAGGGCAATCAAAGCCATCAATTTGCGTTGCCACATCCTCCCGTTGGCTGCCTTGCTGCAGTTTCAGAGCAGAG GTTTCAGCGGCAGATGTCAGAACCATGTTTGTCCTTTCTACCGGCAAAGAAAACCGCCAAGTTGGCCTTCCCTCACTCACGCCCGCCGTTGTATCAGCGCCACCTGTCCGAGCCTCTGGTTCCGGTCCGTGGCGGAGGCGTTTGCAAACAGGAGACAGTGGATCCGCGTTACCCGGAGGCGATGGCGTGCGGCCCGAGCACGGCGGGCTTCGGCCACATCGCCGTCAAACAGGAGCCAAGGGACTTTAGCTTGGACGCAG AGGTTCAAACCTGCCGCTCATCACCCTTCGGCAAAACGTCAGCCTTGTACCCGCCTGGCGGCGCAG GTTTTGCCGGTGACGCCAAAGCTCAGTTCTACTACGACGACGCTTGTGTCGTGCCGGACAAACTGGAAG GTAAAATGAAGCCGCATGGTTTGCCTTACCAGCGTCGCGGCTCCCTGCAGCTGTGGCAGTTCCTGCTCACGCTGCTGGACAACCCGGCCAACGCGCATCTGATTGTGTGGACTGGACATAATATGGAATTCAAACTCATTGATTCGGAGGAG GTGGCTCGGCTCTGGGGCATCCAGAAGAACCGACCCGCCATGAACTACGACAAGCTGAGCCGCTCGCTCAGGTACTACTATGAGAAGGGCATCATgcagaag GTTGCCGGGGAGAGATACGTTTACAAGTTTGTGCGCGACCCAGAGGCCCTCTTCTCCTTGGCATTCGCAGACAAACACAGGCCCGGCGGTCCAAAGTCCGACCCTGACGCCCTCCCACTCGAGGACGATGGCGTGACTCTGCCCCcgtacgaggaggaggaggggccgTACCTGGCGGACGGAGGCGAGCGGTGCATTC